In the genome of Pseudoliparis swirei isolate HS2019 ecotype Mariana Trench chromosome 3, NWPU_hadal_v1, whole genome shotgun sequence, one region contains:
- the LOC130191873 gene encoding dicarboxylate carrier SLC25A8-like: MVGIKPKDAVPSAAVKFFGAGAAGCIADLITFPLDTAKVRLQLQGESQNLKGASALKYRGVFGTITTMVRTEGPRSLYNGLVAGLQRQMSFASVRIGLYDSMKQFYTRGTESAGIVTRLLAACTTGAMAVAFAQPTDVVKVRFQAQVRLANGGRRYNSTMEAYKTIARDEGVRGLWKGCLPNITRNAIVNCTELVTYDMIKELILKYDLMTDNLPCHFTAAFSAGFCTTIVASPVDVVKTRFMNSPDGKYKSSISCALTMLRKEGPTAFYKGFTPSFLRLGSWNIVMFVTYEQIKRGMTKGQQHWESPF, from the exons ATGGTTGGCATCAAGCCCAAAGACGCGGTGCCCTCTGCGGCGGTGAAGTTCTTCGGTGCTGGCGCGGCGGGCTGCATTGCTGACCTCATCACCTTTCCATTGGATACCGCAAAAGTCAGACTACAG CTTCAGGGAGAGTCTCAGAATCTTAAAGGGGCCAGTGCATTGAAGTATCGGGGAGTGTTTggcaccatcaccaccatggtGCGCACAGAGGGGCCCAGGAGTCTGTACAACGGACTAGTGGCAGGACTCCAAAGGCAGATGAGCTTTGCCTCGGTACGAATTGGCCTTTACGACTCCATGAAGCAATTCTACACTCGAGGCACTGAGA GTGCTGGGATTGTTACTCGGCTGTTGGCGGCATGTACCACAGGAGCCATGGCCGTGGCTTTTGCACAACCAACAGATGTGGTGAAGGTGCGTTTCCAAGCCCAGGTGCGCTTGGCTAATGGTGGGAGGAGATACAACAGCACCATGGAGGCCTACAAGACGATTGCCCGAGATGAGGGAGTACGGGGACTTTGGAAAG gttgtTTGCCCAACATCACCCGTAATGCCATCGTAAACTGCACAGAGCTGGTGACCTATGACATGATCAAAGAACTCATCCTGAAGTATGACCTAATGACAG ACAACCTGCCGTGCCACTTCACTGCTGCCTTTAGTGCCGGCTTCTGCACAACAATAGTGGCTTCCCCTGTGGATGTCGTCAAAACGCGGTTCATGAATTCGCCAGACGGCAAGTACAAGAGCTCCATCAGCTGTGCTCTCACCATGTTGAGGAAGGAAGGACCCACCGCCTTCTATAAAGG GTTCACGCCTTCTTTCCTACGACTGGGGTCGTGGAACATTGTGATGTTTGTGACATATGAACAAATTAAAAGAGGTATGACCAAAGGACAACAGCACTGGGAGTCACCGTTTTGA
- the dnajb13 gene encoding dnaJ homolog subfamily B member 13, with protein MVGDYYKTLDINRNATDADIKKAYRRLALKFHPSSNRETGSTETFCQLGEAYDVLSDPRKKATYDKFGEDGLTGGIPPEFGSSGAWSSKYVYHGKPEKTFRDFFGGDNPFADFLTNDTPLQFGGLQPGAVKTQGPQIERDLHLSLDDLFHGCSKHIKISHRVMNEDGHTSGIKDKILAINVKPGWKEGTRIIFPKEGDQGPNCIPGDIVFIVRQTSHSLFVRQHNDLIYKAQITLQMALIGFSVDVQTLDGRLISIPVNDIVHPSYHKVVTGEGMPLSQDPERRGNLIITFDIQFPKKLSADRKYLIKHALTFK; from the exons ATGGTTGGCGATTACTACAAGACGCTGGATATAAACCGAAACGCCACAGACGCAGATATAAAAAAGGC ATATCGACGTCTTGCATTGAAGTTTCATCCGAGCAGCAACAGAGAAACTGGAAGCACCGAGACATTCTGTCAACTGGGTGAAGCCTACGACGTGTTGAGCGACC CTCGTAAAAAAGCAACCTATGACAAGTTTGGTGAGGATGGCCTGACAGGTGGTATCCCACCTGAGTTCGGCAGCAGTGGAGCCTGGTCATCTAAGTATGTCTACCATGGGAAGCCAGAGAAAACATTCAGAGATTTTTTTGGAGGCGACAACCCGTTTGCAG ACTTCTTAACAAACGATACACCGCTTCAGTTCGGCGGCCTGCAACCAGGAGCGGTGAAGACACAAGGTCCTCAAATTGAGAGAGACCTTCATTTGTCCCTGGATGATCTCTTCCACGGATGCTCAAAACACATTAAGATATCTCACAGG GTTATGAATGAGGATGGACACACGTCTGGTATCAAAGACAAGATCCTGGCTATAAATGTGAAGCCTGGATGGAAAGAAGGCACAAGAATCATTTTCCCTAAAGAGGGAGATCAG GGACCAAACTGCATCCCCGGAGATATTGTATTCATCGTGCGACAGACGAGTCATTCCCTATTTGTACGTCAACACAATGACCTCATCTACAAGGCCCAAATCACTCTGCAGATG GCCTTGATTGGGTTCTCTGTGGATGTGCAGACACTAGATGGCAGGCTCATCAGTATTCCCGTCAATGACATCGTGCA CCCTTCCTACCACAAAGTGGTGACTGGAGAGGGAATGCCGCTGTCCCAGGATCCTGAACGGAGGGGAAACCTCATCATTACTTTTGACATCCAGTTTCCCAAGAAGCTCTCCGCCGACAGAAAGTATCTGATCAAACACGCTCTCACTTTTAAATAG
- the LOC130191690 gene encoding mitochondrial uncoupling protein 2-like, whose translation MVGFGPAVKFVGAGAAGCIADLLTFPLDTAKVRLQVNKLVANIKVISHRHITFRHAGTAPNIARNAIVNCTELVTYDLFKDTLLKSTPLTDNLPCHFASAFGAGLCTTVTASPVDVVKTRYMNAALGQYSSVLNCAAAMMTKEGPLAFYKGFMPSFLRLGSWNVVMFVTYEQLKRAIMAANHNFTAIP comes from the exons ATGGTTGGATTTGGACCTGCTGTGAAGTTTGTAGGAgcaggagctgcaggctgcATCGCTGACCTACTCACCTTTCCCCTGGACACGGCCAAAGTGAGGCTTCAGGTAAACAAGCTTGTTGCAAATATCAAAGTTATTTCCCATCGACACATCACATTTCG TCACGCAGGTACAGCTCCAAACATTGCACGAAATGCAATTGTCAACTGCACTGAGCTGGTGACATACGACTTGTTCAAGGATACACTCCTTAAGTCCACTCCCCTGACAG ATAATCTGCCCTGCCACTTTGCATCAGCCTTTGGGGCTGGGCTGTGCACAACAGTGACTGCGTCTCCGGTGGATGTGGTCAAGACAAGATATATGAACGCTGCTCTTGGCCAGTACAGCAGTGTCCTCAATTGTGCTGCTGCCATGATGACCAAAGAGGGGCCGCTGGCCTTTTATAAAGG GTTCATGCCATCTTTCCTACGCCTGGGCTCGTGGAACGTGGTGATGTTTGTGACATACGAGCAGCTGAAACGAGCCATAATGGCAGCGAATCACAACTTCACAGCAATACCGTAA